One Cucumis sativus cultivar 9930 chromosome 1, Cucumber_9930_V3, whole genome shotgun sequence DNA segment encodes these proteins:
- the LOC101217936 gene encoding very-long-chain aldehyde decarbonylase CER3 has product MVAPLASWPWENLGMFKYLLYGPLLANGLYTLYEEGNIIHNWCLHILLISLLRVGIHVVWSSYSNMLFLTRNRRILQQGVDFKQIDMEWEWDNFLLLQALMTSMMVYLFPSLGNLPLWNPKGLIAVLILHIVIAEPLFYFFHRLFHSNHYLFTHYHSLHHSSSVPQSFTAGNGTVLEHLAWSIVIGAPIVGTSLLGYGSTATFACYVLVFDFLRCLGLSNVEIVSHRLFDAIPVLRYLLYTPTYHTLHHTEKETNFCLFMPLFDAIGNTLHKCSWKLHKQNSLNAGKNGRVPDFVFLAHVVDVTSSMHAPFVSRFFASRPFVTKLSLFPSWPAAFIVMLIMWGRSKIFLYSYYNLRNWLHQTWVVPRFGFQYFLPFAREGINKHIEDAILRADKLGVKVISLAALNKNEALNGGGTLFVEKHPNLRVRVVHGNTLTAAVILNEIPKDVKEVFLTGATSKLGRAIALYLCRRKVRVLMLTLSTERFEKIQKEAPVDCQNYLVQVTKYQAARNCKTWIVGKWITPREQSWAPSGTHFHQFVVPPILAFRRDCTYGDLAAMRLPEDVQGLGNCEYTMSRGVVHACHAGGVVHHLEGWTHHEVGALDVDRIDLVWEAALKHGLKPVSTK; this is encoded by the exons ATGGTTGCTCCATTAGCATCTTGGCCATGGGAGAATTTGGGGATGttcaag TATTTGCTATATGGGCCGCTGCTTGCAAATGGTTTATATACGTTATATGAAGAAGGGAATATCATACACAATTGGTGTCTCCATATTCTTTTGATCTCTTTACTAAGAGTAGGAATTCATGTCGTTTGGAGTTCTTATAGCAACATGCTTTTCTTAACAAGAAACCGACGGATTCTTCAACAAGGAGttgatttcaaacaaattgatatgGAATGGGAATG GGATAATTTCTTGTTACTTCAAGCTTTAATGACTTCCATGATGGTTTATTTGTTCCCTTCACTTGGAAATCTTCCTCTTTGGAACCCAAAGGGGTTAATTGCTGTTCTGATTCTCCATATTGTAATTGCAGAGCCATTATTTTACTTCTTCCATAGATTATTTCACTCCAACCATTATCTTTTTACTCATTACCATTCTCTTCATCATTCTTCCTCTGTCCCACAGTCTTTTACAG CTGGAAATGGGACAGTTCTAGAACATCTTGCGTGGAGTATTGTAATTGGAGCACCAATTGTTGGAACAAGTCTTCTTGGATATGGATCGACTGCTACGTTTGCTTGTTACGTTTTGGTATTCGATTTTCTCAGATGTTTAGGGCTTTCCAACGTTGAAATTGTCTCACATCGGTTGTTTGATGCAATCCCAGTTCTTCGATATCTTCTCTACACCCCAAC GTACCATACACTTCACCACACAGAGAAAGAGACTAATTTCTGCCTCTTCATGCCTCTCTTTGATGCAATTGGAAACACACTTCATAAATGTTCATGGAAATTACATAAGCAGAATAGCTTAAATGCAG GCAAAAATGGGAGAGTTCCTGATTTCGTATTTCTAGCCCATGTGGTAGATGTGACTTCATCAATGCATGCACCATTTGTATCAAGATTCTTTGCTTCACGTCCCtttgttacaaaattatcCTTGTTCCCATCTTGGCCCGCTGCCTTCATTGTAATGCTCATCATGTGGGGTCGCTCTAAAATCTTCCTTTATTCTTACTACAATCTTAGAAATTGGCTTCATCAAACATGGGTCGTTCCAAGGTTCGGATTTCAG TATTTCTTGCCATTTGCAAGAGAAGGGATTAATAAGCATATAGAGGATGCAATTTTGAGAGCTGACAAGCTGGGGGTTAAAGTCATAAGTCTTGCTGCACTAAATAAG AACGAAGCATTGAATGGTGGGGGAACACTTTTTGTAGAGAAGCATCCAAATCTTAGGGTAAGAGTTGTGCATGGGAATACACTAACAGCTGCTGTGATTCTCAATGAAATTCCAAAGGATGTTAAAGAAGTTTTTCTAACTGGGGCAACTTCCAAGCTTGGAAGAGCCATTGCTCTCTACCTTTGTCGAAGGAAAGTTCGAGTCCTT ATGCTTACACTTTCCACGGAAAGATTTGAGAAAATACAAAAGGAAGCACCTGTAGATTGTCAAAACTACTTGGTTCAAGTTACTAAGTACCAAGCTGCTCGCAATTGCAAG ACTTGGATTGTTGGGAAGTGGATCACTCCAAGAGAGCAGAGTTGGGCCCCAAGTGGAACTCATTTCCATCAATTTGTAGTCCCTCCCATCTTAGCTTTCAGAAGAGATTGCACCTACGGCGACCTCGCTGCCATGCGACTGCCCGAGGACGTTCAAGGCCTTGGCAATTGCGAg TATACGATGAGCCGAGGAGTGGTGCATGCATGTCATGCAGGTGGAGTGGTGCACCATTTGGAAGGGTGGACTCACCACGAAGTTGGGGCTTTAGATGTGGATAGAATTGACCTTGTTTGGGAGGCAGCACTAAAACATGGCCTAAAACCAGTCTCcaccaaatga
- the LOC101221724 gene encoding glutamate receptor 2.7, with product MGGRKNWEGGLCIGWLIWAVLCVISAGGEFFKVGVVLDHNTIVGKLSNISIQMALSDFYAENLKYKTRISFIFKDAGDVVEVASAATELLRDGVEAIIGPQTTEQAMYLTEFGRKYEIPIISFTVTTPSLSPKQKPYFIREAHSDLAQVQAVNAVIQMYGWREIVPIYEDTEYGRGIIPNLADALQQNSTRLVMRTMIPLSASETEILKELKRLKDMHKTIFLLHMSGCVGRMVLSAAKKEGMFSEGYAWIVTNGLSCLVDPILVSEDLDSMQGIVGIRPYIPITQKLQKLQAEFKRRLPFSLSSTSPNLFAMQAYDTVWALAMAVEKMNYSTSHSGTATRKKLILDQIKSTTCEGITGNFSLVDENLKQSTFEVFNVVGEKEKIIGLYCPMKGVHEKSISKPIWPGGTINPPRINLIIGIPVKGFPEFVNANINNPQKSTGFCIDIFTSAVDVLDIHINYTFQPFVDKNGKSNGSYDDLLRQIDTQKYDVIVGDITIVASRAELVDFTLPYSESRVTMLVSERNDKKDQHMWIFLKPFKWNLWLLSFISFIFTGFVVWLMECRVNTDFGEGPPQQQIGLIFWFSFSTLVFAHRERILNNLSRFLLIIWVFVVLILTQSYTANLSSMLTAQRLRPSFLDANEIREKGYFVGFQNDSFVRSFLITQLRFKETQLKAYGNPDEFKEALNRGNNNGGVAAIYDEIPYIKVFLQKNPSGFRMVGPTYQTGGLGFAFPKGSPLVAYFSRAILNVTEDKDKMREIENKYYFSLNEDTPGSPDSALTVYRFGGLFIITAVATWSSLLIYLTQFLHTHWPDSSNNQSPFASKMFEMVKLFYHLHFLHPSSLQTSQSRLHSVSKMAEDKTLQIDNDHHNSTEEPNILEVVNEDQAEDDA from the exons ATGGGAGGCCGGAAAAACTGGGAAGGAGGACTGTGCATTGGGTGGTTAATTTGGGCAGTGCTTTGCGTCATCAGCGCCGGCGGGGAGTTCTTCAAAGTAGGTGTAGTGCTTGATCACAACACAATTGTGGGAAAACTCTCCAACATTTCCATCCAAATGGCCCTCTCTGATTTCTATGCCGAAAATCTCAAATACAAAACCAGGATATCCTTTATCTTCAAGGATGCGGGAGATGTGGTCGAAGTAGCATCTGCAGCAACCGAGTTGTTAAGAGACGGAGTTGAAGCCATAATCGGACCTCAAACTACAGAACAAGCCATGTACCTAACagaatttggaagaaaatatgaaattccCATAATCTCCTTTACGGTAACTACTCCCTCCTTGTctccaaaacaaaaaccatatTTCATAAGGGAAGCCCATAGCGACTTGGCGCAAGTCCAAGCCGTAAATGCTGTTATTCAAATGTACGGATGGAGAGAGATAGTTCCAATATATGAAGACACGGAATATGGACGTGGGATCATCCCGAATCTAGCAGACGCCTTGCAACAAAACAGCACTCGATTGGTTATGAGAACCATGATCCCACTGTCTGCTAGTGAGACAGAAATTTTGAAGGAGCTGAAGAGGCTAAAGGATATGCACAAAACCATATTCCTTCTTCACATGAGTGGTTGTGTTGGGCGAATGGTTTTGAGTGCGGCCAAGAAAGAGGGAATGTTTAGTGAAGGGTATGCATGGATTGTAACGAATGGGCTTTCCTGTTTGGTTGATCCAATATTGGTTTCTGAAGATTTGGATTCCATGCAAGGGATTGTGGGCATAAGGCCTTACATACCCATCACCCAAAAGTTACAAAAGCTTCAAGCAGAGTTCAAACGACGGCTTCCATTCTCACTCTCGTCAA CATCTCCCAATCTTTTTGCAATGCAGGCGTACGATACGGTGTGGGCGTTGGCCATGGCAGTagagaaaatgaattattcCACCAGCCACTCTGGAACTGCAACAAGGAAAAAGCTGATACTGGATCAAATTAAGAGCACAACATGTGAAGGCATTACTGGAAATTTCTCTTTGgttgatgaaaatttaaaacaatcaaCTTTTGAAGTGTTCAATGTGGTGGGTGAGAAGGAGAAGATCATTGGGCTTTATTGCCCCATGAAAGGAGTGcatgaaaaatcaatttcaaaacccATTTGGCCTGGAGGCACAATCAATCCACCTcgaattaatttaattataggaATTCCAGTCAAAGGTTTCCCGGAGTTCGTAAACGCCAACATAAACAACCCCCAAAAGTCCACTGGATTTTGCATCGATATCTTCACATCTGCTGTTGATGTATTAGATATTCACATTAATTACACGTTCCAACCTTTTGTGGACAAAAATGGGAAGAGTAATGGATCCTACGATGATCTTCTACGTCAGATTGACACGCAGAAATACGATGTAATTGTTGGGGATATAACAATAGTTGCAAGTCGAGCGGAGTTGGTAGACTTCACCTTGCCTTATTCAGAATCCAGGGTAACAATGTTGGTTTCTGAGAGAAATGATAAGAAAGATCAGCACATGTGGATATTCTTGAAGCCATTTAAATGGAATCTTTGGCTTCTTTCCTTCATCTCTTTCATATTTACAGGCTTTGTTGTTTGGTTAATGGAATGTCGTGTCAACACTGACTTTGGAGAAGGCCCGCCTCAACAACAAATTGGCCTCATCTTTTGGTTTTCCTTCTCCACTCTCGTCTTTGCTCACA gGGAGAGGATATTGAACAACTTATCCAGATTTTTGCTGATCATATGGGTTTTCGTGGTGTTAATCCTCACACAAAGTTACACTGCAAACTTATCCTCCATGTTGACCGCGCAAAGGCTACGACCTTCCTTTCTTGATGCAAATGAGATCAGAGAGAAGGGTTACTTTGTGGGCTTTCAGAACGATTCTTTTGTCAGATCTTTTCTAATAACCCAGTTACGATTTAAAGAAACCCAATTGAAAGCGTACGGAAACCCCGATGAGTTTAAGGAAGCCTTGAATAGAGGAAACAATAACGGTGGAGTTGCTGCTATTTATGATGAAATTCCCTACATTAAGGTCTTCCTTCAGAAAAATCCTTCTGGGTTTCGAATGGTCGGACCCACTTACCAAACTGGTGGATTGGGTTTC GCTTTCCCAAAAGGATCTCCTCTAGTGGCTTACTTTTCAAGGGCAATATTGAATGTGACCGAAGATAAAGACAAAATGAGGgagattgaaaacaaatattactTCTCATTGAATGAAGATACTCCAGGAAGTCCAGATTCAGCTCTGACTGTTTACAGATTTGGTGGTTTGTTCATCATTACGGCTGTTGCCACATGGTCTTccttattaatatatttgaccCAGTTCCTTCACACACATTGGCCTGATTCCAGCAACAACCAGTCTCCATTTGCTTCTAAGATGTTTGAAATGGTCAAGCTTTTCTATCATCTACATTTCCTCCACCCTTCTTCTCTGCAAACCAGTCAATCCAGACTACATTCTGTTTCTAAAATGGCAGAAGATAAGACACTGCAGATTGACAATGACCATCACAATTCCACTGAAGAGCCAAATATTTTGGAGGTAGTAAATGAAGACCAAGCGGAGGATGACGCCTAA
- the LOC105435617 gene encoding uncharacterized protein LOC105435617, which yields MAKKMVHVSGGIGKKRRIKRSKKKYIHKVIDYLLSDCYLFAPLLISPSPIDNSHVTPTRGIEIRGRTKDSRTLVKKFQDYLQSDCYMYASLVTPKSPRLRGRNRAG from the exons ATGGCGAAGAAAATGGTGCATGTCAGCGGCGGAATTGGTAAAAAGAGACGCATCAAACGGAGCAAGAAGAAATACATTCACAAAGTGATTGATTATCTGTTATCAGACTGCTACTTATTTGCACCTCTCCTCATTTCTCCTTCACCCATAGATAATTCTCATGTCACACCCACTAGAG GTATTGAAATTAGAGGAAGAACAAAAGATAGCCGGACTTTGGTGAAGAAGTTTCAGGATTATTTGCAATCTGATTGCTACATGTATGCTTCTCTGGTTACACCAAAATCCCCCAGACTCAGAG GGAGAAACAGGGCGGGTTGA